A window of the Brassica napus cultivar Da-Ae chromosome C5, Da-Ae, whole genome shotgun sequence genome harbors these coding sequences:
- the LOC106418652 gene encoding nuclear transport factor 2B produces MAAQMDPDAVAKAFVEHYYSTFDNTRVGLGGLYQEASMLTFEGQKIQGVQSIVAKLTSLPFQQCKHNISTVDCQPSGPASGMLVFVSGNLQLAGEEHALKFSQMFHLMPTPQGSFYVFNDIFRLNYA; encoded by the exons atGGCGGCGCAGATGGATCCCGATGCTGTGGCCAAGGCCTTCGTGGAACATTACTACTCGACCTTCGACAATACCCGTGTCGGTCTGGGGGGTCTCTACCAGGAAGCTTCCATGCTCACCTTCGAAGGTCAGAAGATCCAAGGAGTCCAGAGCATCGTCGCCAAGCTCACCTCTCTCCCTTTCCAGCAGTGCAAACACAACATCTCCACTGTCGATTGTCAGCCTTCTGGTCCTGCCTCCGGTATGCTCGTTTTCGTCTCCGGTAATCTCCAGCTCGCCGGCGAGGAACACGCCCTCAAGTTCAGCcag ATGTTTCATTTGATGCCGACGCCACAAGGAAGCTTTTACGTGTTCAACGATATATTCAGATTGAACTACGCCTGA